In Paractinoplanes brasiliensis, the following proteins share a genomic window:
- a CDS encoding dihydrodipicolinate synthase family protein produces MTTALRGVVVATALPYKEDPSAPAGLAVDFDRYAEHVDWLMSNGCHGVGPNGSLGEYSSLTDEERRRVVQVAVEAVGGRGTVIAGVHGPGWHQAKKWAEIAGEDGATGVLALPPTMYRASNSQVVEHYTKIAEAGLPMMIYNNPFDTKVDLVPDLVAEIARIPQVVAIKEFTGDVRRLFEIREKCEIDVVAGADDVLFELMADGAVGWFAGFPNVFPAESRRLYDLMLDGKFLEARELYQHLVAVFRWDSRTEFVQAIKLSMDLIGRYGGPCRPPRGPLTPEHRAQIEAETKRAVEALAG; encoded by the coding sequence ATGACCACCGCCCTCCGCGGCGTCGTCGTCGCCACCGCCCTGCCGTACAAGGAAGATCCGTCCGCCCCGGCCGGCCTCGCCGTCGACTTCGACCGGTACGCCGAGCACGTCGACTGGCTGATGAGCAACGGCTGCCACGGTGTCGGCCCCAACGGGTCGCTCGGCGAGTACTCGTCGCTCACCGACGAGGAGCGGCGCCGCGTCGTTCAAGTCGCCGTCGAGGCGGTCGGCGGGCGCGGCACGGTGATCGCCGGCGTACACGGACCGGGGTGGCACCAGGCGAAGAAGTGGGCCGAGATCGCCGGTGAGGACGGCGCGACCGGCGTGCTCGCTCTGCCGCCGACCATGTACCGGGCCAGCAACAGCCAGGTGGTCGAGCACTACACGAAGATCGCCGAGGCCGGGCTGCCGATGATGATCTACAACAACCCGTTCGACACCAAGGTCGACCTGGTGCCCGACCTGGTCGCCGAGATCGCTCGGATCCCGCAGGTGGTGGCGATCAAGGAGTTCACCGGGGACGTGCGGCGGCTGTTCGAGATCCGTGAGAAGTGCGAGATCGACGTGGTCGCCGGAGCCGACGACGTACTGTTCGAACTGATGGCTGACGGCGCGGTGGGCTGGTTCGCCGGGTTCCCCAACGTGTTCCCGGCCGAGTCCCGGCGGCTCTACGACCTCATGCTCGACGGGAAGTTCCTCGAGGCGCGCGAGCTCTACCAGCACCTGGTGGCCGTGTTCCGCTGGGATTCCCGTACGGAGTTCGTGCAGGCCATCAAGCTCAGCATGGACCTCATCGGCCGGTACGGCGGCCCGTGCCGTCCGCCCCGCGGCCCGCTCACCCCGGAGCACCGCGCCCAGATCGAGGCCGAGACCAAGCGGGCCGTCGAAGCGCTGGCGGGCTGA
- a CDS encoding hydantoinase B/oxoprolinase family protein — MTIDPVTVEIIRNALNAAADDMNATLIRSAYTPIIYECGDCVVALLDADHQVLGQSAGLPIFLGNLETCTLATEERFGREVWQPGDVWILNDSYLGGTHLNDVTIFGPVFVDETLVGFTASRAHWIDVGSKDPGGSMDSVNIFQEGLRLGPQKLVSGGVEERSVTDTIATNVRFPYPTTGDMHAMMACIQMGERRLQEIVRRFGLSTLEAARDEIFHQTELLERAVIAKIPDGVYSAEGVLDNDGIDLDTPVPIRLRITVSGEQIDFDVTESADQTVGPVNCGVSQAVSALRVGYKLLVSPDLPGNGGSFRSMTTQVREGSVLGARSPAACQWYFSHLGLLIDMVARALAPAMPDQVAGASHGDSMIILSAGTDPRVNREFVSLEATIGGWGAWNGSDGESALINNVNGSLKDIPIEVHETRYPWRINEYRIRPDSGGSGRWRGGNGVIREYEAQTDLTVSLWFERSRQPAWGLFGGEDAVGPEVVVNPGREDERRILKINGMSLKKGDVVRCATGGGGGYGDPTERAADDVRADVLDRNITADAARNRYGIGA, encoded by the coding sequence GTGACCATCGACCCGGTAACCGTCGAGATCATCCGCAACGCGCTCAACGCGGCCGCGGACGACATGAACGCCACGCTGATCCGTTCGGCCTACACGCCGATCATCTACGAGTGCGGCGACTGTGTGGTGGCCCTGCTCGACGCCGACCACCAGGTGCTGGGCCAGTCGGCCGGCCTGCCGATCTTCCTGGGCAACCTGGAGACCTGCACCCTGGCCACCGAGGAGCGGTTCGGCCGCGAGGTGTGGCAGCCGGGCGACGTGTGGATCCTCAACGACAGCTACCTGGGCGGCACGCACCTCAACGACGTGACCATCTTCGGCCCGGTCTTCGTCGACGAGACGCTGGTCGGCTTCACCGCCTCGCGCGCCCACTGGATCGACGTGGGATCCAAGGACCCGGGCGGCTCGATGGACTCGGTCAACATCTTCCAGGAGGGGCTGCGCCTCGGCCCGCAGAAGCTGGTCTCGGGCGGCGTCGAGGAGCGTTCGGTCACCGACACGATCGCCACCAACGTCCGGTTCCCCTACCCGACCACGGGGGACATGCACGCGATGATGGCCTGCATCCAGATGGGGGAGCGGCGGCTTCAGGAGATCGTACGGCGGTTCGGGCTGAGCACGCTGGAGGCGGCGCGCGACGAGATCTTCCACCAGACCGAGCTGCTCGAGCGTGCGGTCATCGCCAAGATCCCGGACGGCGTCTACAGCGCCGAGGGTGTGCTCGACAACGACGGCATCGACCTCGACACCCCGGTGCCGATCCGGCTGCGGATAACCGTGTCCGGCGAGCAGATCGACTTCGACGTGACCGAGTCGGCCGACCAGACGGTGGGCCCGGTCAACTGCGGCGTCTCGCAGGCTGTCTCGGCGCTCCGGGTCGGCTACAAGCTGCTGGTCAGCCCCGACCTGCCGGGCAACGGCGGCTCGTTCCGGTCGATGACCACCCAGGTACGCGAGGGCTCGGTGCTCGGCGCCCGGTCGCCCGCCGCCTGTCAGTGGTACTTCTCGCACCTCGGCCTGCTGATCGACATGGTGGCCCGGGCGCTCGCGCCGGCCATGCCCGACCAGGTGGCCGGGGCCAGCCACGGCGACTCGATGATCATCCTGTCGGCCGGCACCGACCCGCGGGTGAACCGCGAGTTCGTCAGCCTCGAGGCCACCATCGGCGGCTGGGGCGCCTGGAACGGCTCGGACGGCGAGAGTGCGCTGATCAACAACGTGAACGGCTCGCTCAAGGACATCCCGATCGAGGTGCACGAGACCCGCTACCCGTGGCGGATCAACGAGTACCGGATCCGGCCCGACTCGGGCGGCTCGGGCCGGTGGCGCGGCGGCAACGGCGTGATCCGGGAGTACGAGGCGCAGACCGACCTGACCGTCTCGCTGTGGTTCGAGCGTTCCCGCCAACCCGCCTGGGGCCTGTTCGGCGGCGAGGACGCGGTCGGTCCCGAGGTCGTCGTCAATCCGGGCCGCGAGGACGAGCGCCGCATCCTGAAGATCAACGGAATGTCCCTGAAGAAGGGCGACGTGGTGCGCTGCGCGACCGGCGGCGGGGGCGGCTACGGCGACCCGACCGAGCGTGCGGCCGACGACGTACGGGCCGACGTGCTCGACCGCAACATCACCGCCGACGCCGCCCGCAACCGGTACGGCATAGGCGCCTGA
- a CDS encoding (2Fe-2S)-binding protein has translation METQYDPVRPGETSPITIIVDGTPVRGLNGQTVAGVLMGAGRLAWRTTRNGRPRGVFCGIGVCHDCLVAVNGLSDVRACQRRAADGDSISTEAQA, from the coding sequence ATGGAAACCCAGTACGATCCGGTGCGACCTGGGGAAACGTCGCCAATCACGATCATTGTCGATGGGACTCCGGTGCGTGGACTGAACGGACAGACGGTGGCCGGGGTCCTCATGGGGGCCGGGCGGCTCGCCTGGCGCACGACGCGCAACGGGCGGCCGCGCGGCGTCTTCTGCGGCATCGGGGTCTGCCACGACTGCCTCGTCGCCGTGAACGGCCTCTCCGACGTCCGCGCCTGCCAACGCCGAGCAGCCGACGGCGACTCCATCTCGACTGAGGCGCAGGCATGA
- a CDS encoding NAD(P)/FAD-dependent oxidoreductase, whose amino-acid sequence MSAAGMTVETPDVLVVGAGPAGLAAADAARNAGARVVLLDAAGDAGGQYWRHLPAERPAANERILHHGWDRFTALRGQEILTDAQVWLAERHDDRPPTLHVLVGPADGRDRVPRTFAPKALVLATGAYERTLPFPGWDLPGVFTAGAAQALAKSERVAVGRRVLVAGAGPFLLPVASSLIRTGAEVVGVLEANGWPRLGRGWSRRPTELLATRHKTGELAGYVRDLARHRIPYRAATAVVAAHGAGQVSSVTVARLDPRWAPIPGTSRDISVDAVCVSHGFVPRVELAVSAGCGLDAYGAVVTDHDGRTTVPGVYAAGEITGIGGADLALAEGVVAGLAAAGATASDAQRRSLSENQRFAARLEAAHGIRPGWVGWLGDDTTVCRCEEVTAGDLRAGAAATGSRGLRSLRLSTRAGLGVCQGRVCGRTVEELLHRHTGGLLDPGRTEQRPLAAFVRLGELAAAEEQEHS is encoded by the coding sequence ATGAGCGCCGCCGGCATGACGGTGGAGACCCCCGATGTGCTTGTCGTCGGGGCGGGGCCGGCGGGGCTTGCCGCTGCGGATGCCGCGCGGAACGCGGGCGCCCGGGTTGTGCTGCTTGATGCAGCCGGCGACGCGGGCGGCCAGTACTGGCGGCACCTCCCGGCCGAGCGGCCGGCGGCCAACGAGCGAATCCTGCACCACGGCTGGGACAGGTTCACGGCGCTGCGCGGGCAGGAGATTCTGACCGACGCGCAGGTCTGGCTGGCCGAGCGTCACGACGACCGCCCGCCCACGCTGCACGTGCTCGTCGGGCCGGCGGACGGCCGTGACCGCGTACCGCGAACATTCGCTCCGAAGGCACTGGTTCTCGCCACGGGCGCGTACGAACGCACCCTCCCCTTCCCCGGCTGGGACCTGCCCGGCGTCTTCACCGCGGGCGCGGCCCAGGCCCTCGCCAAGTCGGAGCGCGTCGCCGTCGGCCGCCGCGTGCTCGTCGCCGGCGCCGGCCCGTTCCTGCTGCCCGTCGCTTCGAGCCTCATCCGTACCGGCGCCGAGGTGGTCGGTGTGCTCGAGGCCAACGGCTGGCCGCGTCTGGGCAGGGGCTGGAGCCGCCGACCGACCGAGCTCCTGGCCACCCGGCACAAGACCGGCGAGCTGGCGGGCTACGTCCGGGACCTGGCCCGCCACCGCATTCCCTACCGCGCGGCCACCGCCGTCGTCGCCGCGCACGGCGCCGGGCAAGTCAGCTCGGTGACCGTCGCCCGCCTCGACCCGCGGTGGGCGCCCATCCCCGGCACGTCCCGTGACATCAGCGTCGACGCTGTCTGTGTCAGCCACGGCTTCGTACCCCGGGTCGAGCTCGCCGTCTCGGCCGGGTGCGGCCTCGACGCGTACGGCGCCGTGGTGACCGACCACGACGGCCGGACCACCGTCCCGGGGGTCTATGCCGCCGGCGAGATCACCGGCATCGGCGGCGCCGACCTGGCCCTGGCCGAGGGCGTCGTGGCCGGCCTGGCCGCGGCCGGCGCGACCGCCTCCGACGCCCAGCGTCGCTCGCTGAGCGAGAACCAGCGCTTCGCCGCCCGTCTGGAAGCCGCGCACGGCATCCGCCCGGGCTGGGTGGGCTGGCTCGGCGACGACACCACCGTCTGCCGCTGCGAAGAGGTCACGGCCGGCGACCTGCGGGCCGGCGCGGCCGCCACCGGGTCGCGCGGCCTGCGCTCACTCAGGCTCAGCACCCGCGCCGGCCTGGGCGTCTGCCAGGGCCGCGTCTGCGGGCGCACCGTCGAAGAACTGCTGCATCGCCACACCGGCGGCCTGCTCGACCCGGGCCGCACGGAACAACGCCCCCTCGCGGCTTTCGTCCGGCTCGGCGAGCTGGCCGCCGCTGAAGAACAGGAGCACTCATGA
- a CDS encoding proline racemase family protein gives MRASRMFTAVDSHTEGMPTRVVTAGVGTIPGATMNERRLHFIEHLDDVRKLLMNEPRGHAAMSGAILQPPTRADADFGVVYIEVSGCLPMCGHGTIGVATVLVETGMVAVTEPVTTIRLDTPAGLVVATVQVRDGHAESVTLENVPAYVERLDATIDVPGLGSVPYSLAFGGNFYAMVDLDAVGLPFDRTRQRDILDAGLAIMDAINTQDPPKHPLIDGVDHCHHVEFIAPGSGARHSRHAMAIYPGWFDRSPCGTGTSARMAELWARGELAIGDDFVNESFIGSRFTGRLISETTVAGRPAVVPTITGRAWVTGLGQYLLDPSDPYPTGFAF, from the coding sequence ATGCGGGCCTCGCGGATGTTCACCGCCGTCGACTCGCACACCGAGGGCATGCCGACCCGGGTTGTCACCGCCGGCGTCGGCACCATCCCCGGGGCGACCATGAACGAGCGGCGCCTGCACTTCATCGAGCACTTGGACGACGTACGCAAGCTGCTGATGAACGAGCCTCGCGGGCACGCCGCGATGAGCGGGGCCATCCTGCAGCCGCCGACGCGCGCGGACGCCGACTTCGGTGTTGTCTACATCGAGGTGTCGGGCTGCCTGCCGATGTGCGGGCACGGCACGATCGGGGTCGCCACCGTGCTCGTCGAGACCGGCATGGTGGCGGTCACCGAGCCCGTCACCACGATCCGGTTGGACACCCCGGCCGGGCTCGTGGTGGCCACGGTTCAGGTCAGGGACGGTCACGCCGAGTCGGTGACGCTGGAGAACGTGCCCGCGTACGTGGAACGCCTGGACGCGACGATCGACGTGCCAGGCCTGGGCTCGGTGCCCTACAGCCTGGCCTTCGGCGGCAACTTCTACGCGATGGTCGACCTGGACGCGGTCGGGCTGCCCTTCGACCGTACGCGGCAACGCGACATCCTCGACGCCGGGCTGGCCATCATGGACGCGATCAACACCCAGGACCCGCCCAAGCACCCGCTCATCGACGGCGTCGACCACTGCCACCACGTCGAGTTCATCGCGCCCGGCTCCGGCGCCCGTCACTCGCGCCACGCGATGGCCATTTACCCGGGCTGGTTCGACCGGTCCCCCTGCGGCACCGGCACCTCGGCCCGCATGGCCGAGCTGTGGGCGCGGGGCGAACTGGCGATCGGCGACGACTTCGTCAACGAGTCGTTCATCGGCAGCCGTTTCACCGGCCGCCTCATCTCCGAGACCACTGTGGCCGGCCGGCCCGCGGTCGTCCCCACCATCACCGGCCGTGCCTGGGTGACCGGCCTCGGACAGTATCTGCTCGACCCCTCCGACCCGTACCCGACCGGCTTCGCCTTCTGA
- a CDS encoding hydantoinase/oxoprolinase family protein, translating into MGRYRVAMDIGGTFTDVVTYDQQSGAFAATKASTTPGDLSEGVLAGLDAVVDEPSGIDFLVHGTTQGLNAFLERRGVPVLLLGTAGTEDTYHIARGPRARLYDLHYRKPTPLVPRRDVLGIGGRIAADGAELTPLDEDAVRAAARKARAGGHGAIAVAFLFSYKNPAHELRAREILQDELGDDVTVSVSHEAAKEWREYERTSSAVVEAYTGPIVRNYLLDLEGRLDARGLRVPLHVMQSSGGILTAESARRRPLQTLLSGPVGGAIAGAELSRQTGRPHLIGIDMGGTSFDVSLIVDGEPDVSAEAQLEGLPMLMSVVNIHTVGAGGGSVAWAEAGGLRVGPRSAGARPGPACYGRGGTEPTVTDANLVLGRIDPQGFAGGQMTLDVQAAEKAVDGLAEVFGMTTTSMAEGICDVANSKMAQAIRTITVSRGIEPRDSALVAFGGAGPMHAVFLARELGIAETVVPRFPGAFSAWGMLQTQIRQDYTEPYFYLDQDLDTADMAATLARVEKDGLDGLDREGVAGDARHASHAVDIRYAAQEYTLTVPLTGADEPLGETFLADVAQRFADLHKSRYGHANLGAPIEFVALRAAAFGDLGRPDPQKWPAADTPEFAHEIRTVVFDGEAQDTLVARRDHLFVGHTFDGPAVVVEDTATTVVPPGYAVNVDDIGSLIISRKDGQ; encoded by the coding sequence ATGGGGCGGTATCGAGTCGCGATGGACATCGGGGGCACGTTCACCGATGTCGTGACGTACGACCAGCAGAGCGGCGCGTTCGCGGCGACCAAGGCCTCGACCACGCCCGGCGATCTCAGCGAGGGCGTGCTGGCCGGCCTGGACGCGGTGGTCGACGAGCCGTCCGGCATCGACTTCCTCGTGCACGGCACCACGCAGGGCCTGAACGCCTTCCTCGAGCGGCGCGGCGTGCCCGTGCTGCTGCTCGGCACGGCCGGGACCGAGGACACGTACCACATCGCCCGGGGACCGCGGGCCCGGCTGTACGACCTGCACTACCGCAAGCCGACGCCGCTCGTGCCCCGCCGCGACGTCCTCGGCATCGGCGGCCGCATCGCCGCCGACGGCGCCGAGCTCACCCCGCTCGACGAGGACGCCGTACGCGCCGCCGCTCGGAAGGCCCGCGCCGGCGGGCACGGCGCGATCGCGGTGGCGTTCCTGTTCAGCTACAAGAACCCGGCGCACGAGCTGCGGGCCCGCGAGATCCTCCAGGACGAGCTGGGCGACGACGTCACGGTGTCGGTCTCGCACGAGGCGGCGAAGGAATGGCGCGAGTACGAACGCACCTCGTCCGCCGTGGTCGAGGCGTACACCGGCCCGATCGTACGGAATTATCTGCTCGACCTGGAGGGCCGCCTCGACGCGCGCGGGCTGCGCGTGCCACTGCACGTCATGCAGTCGTCCGGTGGCATCCTGACCGCGGAGTCGGCCCGCCGCCGCCCGCTCCAGACGCTGCTGTCCGGCCCTGTCGGCGGCGCGATCGCCGGCGCGGAGTTGTCCCGGCAGACCGGCCGCCCGCACCTGATCGGCATCGACATGGGCGGCACCAGCTTCGACGTGTCGCTGATTGTCGACGGCGAGCCCGACGTGTCGGCCGAGGCTCAGCTTGAGGGCCTGCCGATGCTGATGAGCGTGGTCAACATCCACACCGTGGGCGCCGGCGGCGGCTCGGTCGCCTGGGCCGAGGCCGGCGGTCTGCGTGTCGGACCGCGCAGCGCGGGCGCCCGGCCCGGACCGGCCTGCTACGGCCGCGGCGGCACCGAGCCCACGGTGACCGACGCCAACCTGGTGCTCGGCCGCATCGACCCGCAGGGCTTCGCCGGTGGGCAGATGACCCTCGACGTCCAGGCGGCGGAGAAGGCCGTCGACGGGCTGGCCGAGGTGTTCGGCATGACCACGACGTCCATGGCCGAGGGCATCTGCGACGTGGCCAACTCCAAGATGGCGCAGGCGATCCGCACCATCACCGTCTCGCGCGGCATCGAGCCCCGCGACTCGGCGCTGGTCGCTTTCGGCGGGGCCGGCCCGATGCACGCCGTGTTCCTGGCCCGCGAGCTGGGCATCGCCGAGACGGTGGTGCCGCGGTTCCCGGGCGCGTTCTCTGCCTGGGGCATGCTCCAGACCCAGATCCGGCAGGACTACACCGAGCCGTACTTCTATCTGGATCAGGACCTCGACACCGCCGACATGGCCGCGACGCTGGCCCGTGTGGAGAAGGACGGCCTCGACGGGCTCGACCGCGAGGGCGTCGCCGGCGACGCGCGGCATGCCAGCCATGCGGTCGACATCCGGTATGCGGCCCAGGAGTACACACTGACCGTGCCGCTCACCGGCGCCGACGAGCCGCTGGGCGAGACGTTCCTCGCCGATGTGGCGCAGCGCTTCGCCGACCTGCACAAGAGCCGGTACGGCCACGCGAACCTGGGCGCGCCGATCGAGTTCGTCGCCCTCCGCGCAGCCGCCTTCGGCGACCTGGGCCGGCCCGACCCGCAGAAGTGGCCTGCGGCTGACACGCCGGAGTTCGCCCACGAGATCCGCACGGTGGTTTTCGACGGTGAGGCACAGGACACCCTCGTGGCCCGCCGCGACCACCTCTTCGTGGGCCACACGTTCGACGGCCCGGCCGTGGTCGTCGAGGACACCGCCACCACGGTCGTGCCGCCCGGGTACGCCGTGAACGTGGACGACATCGGCTCGCTGATCATCTCTCGGAAGGACGGCCAGTGA
- a CDS encoding M17 family metallopeptidase, translating into MTSTDKRDRTAEIAAAADAVVSGTGLVTVDAGRTGRRIDFVPSAPSGGWSPEVRGDTLLVELGASPTRESARRAAITAGARLRDGDAVTVSAPPELTGPIIDGLITGSPPGAAVTLLVDRPQLPAALRGQLAADVARLARLLVSAPANLLTPGVAAGWAARIAENAGLTCTVRGPDEVRAQGFGALAAIGGGSADGPYLVTLDHLPEAGAPEVVLVGKGITFDSGGLSLKSPAAMQSMRLDVAGAVTVLAVMAALRRAGCSIPVRAVLPFAENLPGPGAARPGDIVTAWNGTEIQILDTDFEGRVILADALALAADSAPRLLVDLATLTYQAEIALGPEIAAVLARDDDAAAEFLAAGSRAGEPLWRLPYDERYLHQVRTPSGVRNHPLHDSGRAITAALFLGEFVPRTVPWVHCDMTGPAWSGNASIDGATGFGARTLLELLARA; encoded by the coding sequence GTGACCAGCACCGACAAGCGGGACCGGACGGCCGAGATCGCGGCCGCCGCCGATGCCGTCGTATCCGGCACCGGACTGGTGACCGTCGATGCGGGCCGGACCGGCCGGCGCATCGATTTTGTGCCGTCAGCGCCGTCCGGCGGCTGGTCGCCCGAGGTGCGCGGCGACACGCTTCTGGTCGAGCTCGGCGCTTCCCCGACCCGGGAGTCGGCGCGCCGGGCCGCGATCACCGCCGGCGCCCGCCTGCGAGACGGGGACGCCGTAACCGTGTCGGCCCCGCCCGAGCTGACCGGGCCGATCATCGACGGTCTGATCACCGGCAGCCCGCCCGGCGCCGCGGTCACCCTGCTCGTCGACAGGCCCCAGCTACCGGCCGCGCTGCGCGGGCAACTGGCAGCCGACGTCGCGCGTCTGGCCCGGCTCCTGGTCAGCGCGCCGGCCAACCTGCTCACCCCGGGCGTCGCAGCCGGCTGGGCCGCCCGGATCGCCGAGAACGCGGGCCTGACCTGCACCGTTCGCGGCCCCGACGAGGTGCGGGCGCAGGGTTTCGGCGCGCTGGCCGCGATCGGTGGCGGCTCCGCCGACGGCCCGTACCTGGTGACGCTCGACCATCTGCCGGAGGCCGGCGCCCCCGAGGTCGTGCTGGTCGGCAAGGGCATCACGTTCGACAGCGGCGGCCTGTCGCTGAAGTCGCCCGCGGCCATGCAGAGCATGCGCCTGGACGTCGCGGGCGCGGTCACCGTGCTCGCCGTGATGGCCGCTCTGCGCCGGGCGGGCTGCTCGATCCCCGTACGCGCGGTGTTGCCTTTCGCCGAGAACCTGCCCGGCCCCGGCGCCGCCCGGCCCGGCGACATCGTCACCGCCTGGAACGGCACCGAGATCCAGATTTTGGACACCGACTTCGAGGGCCGCGTCATCCTGGCCGATGCGCTGGCCCTGGCCGCCGACTCCGCCCCGCGCCTGCTCGTCGACCTGGCCACCCTGACCTACCAGGCCGAGATCGCGCTGGGCCCCGAGATCGCCGCCGTCCTGGCCCGCGACGACGACGCCGCCGCTGAGTTCCTCGCGGCCGGCTCGAGGGCGGGCGAGCCGCTGTGGCGCCTGCCCTACGACGAGCGCTATCTCCACCAGGTCAGAACCCCTTCCGGCGTACGCAACCATCCCCTGCACGACTCGGGCCGTGCGATCACCGCAGCGTTGTTCCTGGGCGAGTTCGTCCCCCGCACAGTCCCCTGGGTGCACTGCGACATGACCGGCCCGGCCTGGTCCGGCAACGCCTCGATCGACGGTGCGACCGGTTTCGGCGCCCGCACCCTGCTGGAGCTCCTGGCCCGCGCCTGA
- a CDS encoding aldehyde dehydrogenase (NADP(+)), with product MSSVLAAAAAASPVLATMPPRQRAEALVAAADALLAAADELVPLAMEETGLAEPRLRGEIKRTAVQLKLFADVAAAGEFLGVRLDAADPDFVLGPRPDLRRYLVPLGPVLNFAAGNFPFAFSVAGGDTASALAAGCPVVVKAHPGHPRLSDRTAQIVSAALPPGALGVIHGQEEGVAALRDERIAAASFTGSLAGGRALAEIAAARPHPIPFYGELGSLNPVVVTPDALAERASAIAQGFAASVSGSAGQLCTKPGLLFVPVEFAAAEAFEGVAPHPLLHPGIVDGYTRRRAEILETPGVTVAVEGAVTDDGVTPTLVETDLATLLKHRDTLLQEAFGPLSAVVRYTPGESLGAALTELVEGSLTAGVHIGAGEDSPWLRELVAALQALSGRVLFNGWPTGVAVTPAMQHGGPFPAATNPTTTSVGTAAITRFLRPVVYQDCPQSLLPEPLRDDNPWNVPQHRSPAGESSTWGSLAA from the coding sequence ATGAGCTCAGTTCTCGCCGCCGCCGCGGCGGCCTCCCCCGTCCTCGCCACCATGCCGCCACGGCAGCGGGCCGAGGCCCTCGTGGCCGCGGCCGACGCGCTCCTCGCCGCTGCCGACGAGCTGGTGCCCCTGGCCATGGAGGAGACCGGCCTGGCCGAGCCGCGCCTGCGCGGTGAGATCAAGCGGACGGCGGTGCAACTCAAGCTGTTCGCCGACGTCGCGGCGGCCGGTGAGTTCCTGGGCGTACGCCTCGACGCCGCCGACCCCGACTTCGTGCTGGGACCCCGCCCCGATCTGCGCCGCTACCTGGTGCCGCTGGGCCCGGTGCTGAACTTCGCGGCCGGCAACTTCCCGTTCGCGTTCTCGGTGGCCGGCGGCGACACCGCTTCGGCCCTGGCTGCCGGCTGCCCGGTCGTCGTCAAGGCCCACCCCGGCCACCCGCGCCTGTCCGACCGCACGGCGCAGATCGTCAGCGCCGCGCTGCCGCCGGGGGCGCTGGGCGTCATCCACGGTCAGGAAGAAGGCGTGGCCGCCCTGCGTGACGAGCGCATCGCCGCCGCCAGCTTCACCGGGTCCCTGGCCGGCGGCCGGGCCCTGGCCGAGATCGCCGCCGCCCGCCCCCACCCCATCCCGTTCTACGGCGAGCTGGGCAGCCTGAACCCCGTCGTGGTCACCCCTGACGCCCTGGCCGAGCGCGCGTCCGCCATCGCCCAGGGCTTCGCGGCTAGCGTGTCCGGGTCGGCCGGTCAGCTCTGCACCAAGCCCGGCCTGCTCTTCGTACCGGTCGAATTCGCCGCCGCTGAGGCCTTCGAAGGCGTTGCCCCGCACCCCTTGCTGCACCCCGGCATCGTCGACGGCTACACCCGCCGCCGCGCCGAGATCCTCGAGACACCCGGCGTGACGGTTGCGGTCGAGGGCGCCGTGACGGACGACGGCGTGACCCCCACGTTGGTCGAAACCGACCTGGCGACCCTGCTCAAGCACCGCGACACGCTGCTGCAGGAGGCGTTCGGCCCGCTGTCGGCCGTCGTCCGCTACACCCCCGGCGAGTCGTTGGGCGCGGCGCTGACCGAACTGGTGGAAGGCTCCCTGACAGCCGGTGTCCACATCGGCGCCGGCGAGGACTCCCCGTGGCTGCGCGAGCTGGTGGCAGCGCTGCAGGCCTTGTCGGGCCGGGTGCTCTTCAACGGTTGGCCCACCGGCGTGGCGGTGACCCCCGCCATGCAGCACGGCGGCCCGTTCCCCGCCGCCACGAACCCGACCACCACCTCGGTCGGCACGGCCGCGATCACCCGTTTCCTGCGCCCGGTCGTCTACCAGGACTGCCCGCAGTCCCTGCTCCCCGAGCCGCTGCGCGATGACAACCCGTGGAACGTCCCGCAGCACCGCTCCCCCGCCGGCGAATCCTCGACCTGGGGTTCACTGGCCGCCTGA